The Coffea arabica cultivar ET-39 chromosome 1e, Coffea Arabica ET-39 HiFi, whole genome shotgun sequence genome has a window encoding:
- the LOC113702768 gene encoding scarecrow-like protein 3, translating to MFQDDGSSSVTSSPLQMFPMMSLSPGLGSPYQWLKELKSEERGLYLIHLLLTCANHVATGSLENANMALDQISHLATPDGDTMQRIASYFTEALADRVLKTWPGLYKALHSTRISVVSEEVLVRKMFFEFFPFLKVAFVITNQAIIEAMEGEKMVHIIDLNASEPAQWRALLQDLSARPEGPPHLRITGVHQQKEILDQMAHILSEDAEKLDIPFQFNPIVSKLENLDVEKLRVKTGEALAISSVLQLHALLATDEEMRKKSPMVPKSSNGHHLQRVLQMNQGTLGELLEKDLVNGYSPSSDSASSSPLSSNASAKLDSFLNALWSLSPKIMVVAEQDANHNGANLMERLSESLYFYAALFDCLESTLPRTSVERLKVEKMLFGEEIKNIIACEGVERKERHEKLEKWIQRFDLAGFGNVALSYYAMLQAKRLLQNRSCDGYKIKEENGCIVICWQDRALFSVSAWRCRR from the coding sequence ATGTTTCAAGATGATGGTTCATCATCTGTAACTTCTTCACCCCTGCAAATGTTTCCCATGATGTCACTTTCACCCGGTTTGGGATCACCATATCAATGGCTCAAAGAACTAAAGTCTGAAGAAAGGGGCCTATATTTGATTCATCTATTGCTCACTTGTGCAAATCATGTAGCTACTGGTAGCCTTGAAAATGCGAACATGGCCCTTGATCAAATTTCCCATCTTGCCACGCCTGATGGCGATACGATGCAGCGAATTGCTTCGTATTTTACGGAGGCTCTAGCTGATAGGGTCCTGAAAACTTGGCCTGGGCTTTATAAGGCCCTCCATTCAACTAGGATATCCGTGGTTTCTGAGGAAGTTCTTGTGAGGAAAATGTTTTTCgaattctttccttttctgaAGGTGGCTTTTGTCATCACAAACCAAGCTATCATCGAAGCTATGGAAGGGGAAAAAATGGTCCACATTATTGATCTCAATGCATCAGAGCCTGCACAATGGCGTGCACTTCTTCAAGACTTGAGTGCTAGGCCTGAAGGTCCACCCCATTTGAGAATAACAGGAGTGCATCAACAGAAAGAAATCTTAGACCAAATGGCTCACATCCTGAGTGAAGATGCTGAAAAATTGGATATTCCATTTCAGTTCAATCCGATAGTTAGCAAATTAGAGAATCTTGATGTGGAGAAATTACGAGTTAAAACTGGTGAAGCTCTAGCAATTAGTTCAGTTCTTCAGCTGCATGCTCTTCTGGCCACGGATGAAGAAATGCGGAAGAAGTCACCAATGGTACCAAAAAGTTCGAATGGTCATCATTTGCAAAGAGTGCTACAAATGAACCAGGGTACTTTAGGAGAATTGCTTGAGAAAGATCTGGTTAATGGTTACAGCCCAAGTAGTGATTCGGCATCATCTTCGCCACTATCATCAAATGCTTCAGCAAAGCTGGATAGTTTCTTGAATGCTTTATGGAGTTTGTCTCCAAAGATAATGGTGGTAGCAGAGCAAGATGCTAATCACAATGGGGCAAACCTGATGGAGAGGCTATCAGAATCCTTGTACTTCTATGCAGCATTGTTTGACTGTCTGGAATCCACGCTTCCAAGAACGTCAGTGGAGAGACTCAAGGTGGAGAAAATGTTGTTTGGCGAGGAGATTAAAAACATAATAGCATGTGAGGGCGTTGAGAGGAAAGAAAGGCATGAAAAACTTGAAAAATGGATTCAAAGATTTGACTTGGCTGGCTTTGGAAATGTAGCTTTGAGCTATTATGCAATGTTGCAAGCCAAGAGATTGTTGCAAAATCGGAGTTGTGATGGATATAAGATCAAGGAAGAGAATGGTTGCATAGTAATTTGCTGGCAAGATAGAGCTCTTTTCTCGGTTTCAGCTTGGAGATGTAGGAGGTGA
- the LOC113702776 gene encoding protein GAST1-like, with protein sequence MATKATLLLCLAFVLLILVQNQASSVGLSISQHQPKALNARQYGITEGSLRPQECGPRCGTRCSKTAYKKPCMLFCQKCCAKCLCVPPGTYGNKQVCPCYNNWKTKRGGPKCP encoded by the exons ATGGCAACGAAAGCAACCCTCCTACTATGCCTAGCTTTTGTTCTACTCATTCTGGTGCAAAATCAA GCTTCTAGTGTTGGACTGTCAATTTCTCAGCATCAGCCTAAGGCCCTGAATGCCAGG CAATATGGAATCACCGAGGGAAGCCTTCGCCCTCAAG AATGTGGACCTCGATGCGGTACTAGATGTTCCAAGACAGCTTACAAGAAACCATGCATGTTATTCTGCCAGAAATGTTGTGCAAAATGCCTGTGTGTCCCTCCTGGCACATATGGTAACAAGCAAGTTTGCCCTTGCTACAATAACTGGAAGACCAAGAGAGGAGGGCCCAAATGCCCATAA